The window GCGAAACGGATCAACGAACGTTGCAGGAAGACTCGACACTGTGGGATTTGCGGCACGGAGAACGGTGTGGTGAAAAAGACCGGCTCTAGCGCGCTCAAGATCACACACGACAAATTCCGCGCCTACAATGCTTCGACCTCAGCCAAGAAGCACCCGCCGCCCAGCAAGGTCGTTTTCGATGCGTCCTTCGAGGAAGTGAGAAAATCAAATAGCGAGGTGGAGAAACACTACAAGAAGGCTCAGGATGACATGAACCCGTTGCGTGTCCTGAAGCTGTTCAAGCGGGTTTCAGATACAGATTGTGAGCTTTTGGGCCTGAATCCGCAAGAGGCGCGACCGGAGATGTTTCTCTGGCAGTTCATTCCTGCCCCGCCCGTGTGTATCCGGCCTTCCGTGGGTCAGGATTCCGCATCGACGGAGGATGACTTGACTGCAAAGTTGGGTGACATCGTCCAGAGCAACCTCAACCTCAAAAACGCTTTGCTCAAGGGCGTACCGGTGCAGACAATCATGGAATGCTGGGACTACATGCAGCTCCAGATTGCGGTCTACATCAACAGTGATGTGCCGGGTCTCAACAAAGCTGACTTGGGAAAGCCCATTCGAGGTTTTGTTCAGCGGTTGAAGGGAAAGCAAGGTCGATTCCGTGGTAACCTTTCGGGAAAACGTGTTGACTTCTCTGGTCGTACGGTGATTTCGCCCGATCCGAACCTGCGTGTGGATGAGGTTGCCGTCCCTGAACTGGTGGCAAAGAACATGACCTATCCAGAGACCGTGACCCGGTACAACAAAGCAAAACTGCAACAGCGTGTGTGTAATGGCATGAGGAAATGGCCTGGTGCGAACTACATTGTTAAGAAAGGTTCTGCCTACAAGACCTACTTGAAATTCGGCAACCTCAAATACATGGCCGATCAGCTGCAAGAGGGAGATGTGGTCGAGCGTCATATCGAAGACGGGGACATTGTGCTCTTCAATCGCCAGCCCTCTCTCCACAAACTCAGTATTCTCTCTCACTTTGCTAAAGTTCGACCGCACCGAACATTCCGCCTGAATGAATGTGTTTGCAATCCTTACAACGCTGATTTCGATGGAGACGAGATGAATTTGCATGTCCcccagacggaggaggcaAGAGCAGAGGCAATGGAACTGATGGGTGTGAAGAACAACTTGGCCACCCCGAAGAACGGCGAACCTATCATTTCTGCCATTCAGGATTTCATCAGTGCCGCCTACTTGCTCAGCAGCAAAGACAACTTTTTTGATCGCGCCTCTTTCGCGCAGATTTGCCTTTATATGCTGGGTCCGGAAACTCGATTTGACCTCCCGCCACCGTCGGTCCTCAAGCCGCAGATGCTCTGGACTGGCAAACAAGTTTTTAATGTCCTTATGCGTCCTAACAGGGATGATCCTGTCCTTGTGAACCTGGATGCGGCATGTCGTGAGTTCAAACAACCCAAGGATGGCCGGCCAAAGGACCTAGACCCCAACGATGCTTGGCTGGTCGTCCGTAACTCGGAGGTCATGTGTGGTGTTATGGATAAATCCACGATTGGTTCTGGAAAGAAGGACAACGTGTTTTACATCATGCTGAGAGATTTCGGtcctgccgccgctgcggagGGTATGAACCGGCTTTCGAAATTGTCGGCGCGGTGGTTCACCAACATGGGTTTCTCGATTGGTATCACAGATGTGTACCCCAGTGAGAAGCTTACCAAGTCGAAGAACGACCTTGTCGAAACCGCTTATGCTCAGTGTGACGAAGTCATCGCCAAATACAAATCCAACACCCTTGAGAAATATCCTGGTTGTGATGAATTGCAGACCATGGAGAACCAAATCTCTGGTATTCTCAGCAAGGTTCGTCAGCAAGCCGGTGATGAATGTATTGAACAGCTCAGCAAGTACAACTCGCCTTTGATCATGGCCACTTCTGGATCGAAGGGCTCGGGTATCAACGTGTCCCAGATGGTTGCGCTTGTCGGTCAGCAGATTATTGGTGGACAACGTGTGCAGGATGGCTTCCAAGATCGGACCTTGCCACACTTCCCGAAGAACGCGCGCCAGCCTCCTTCAAAGGGATTTGTGCGGAACAGTTTCTTCTCTGGTCTCGAGCCCACCGAGTTCATTTTCCACGCCATGTCCGGTCGTGAAGGTCTGGTTGATACAGCTGTCAAGACCGCCGAGACTGGTTACATGTCTCGTCGGCTGATGAAATCCCTGGAAGATCTATCGACTCGATACGATGACACCGTCCGGAATTCATCGGCTGCCATTGTGCAATTCCAATACGGCGATGATAAACTGGACCCCGTGGATATGGAAGGCAAAGCCAAGCCTGTCCACTTTGACCGAACCTTCATCCACTCCGAGTCTACAACGTACAACAATGATGAACGCAGCTTGTTGCCATCTGAAATCATGGATGTTTGCGAGGAAATGCTCTCAACGGAACGCGCAAAATTGTCCCGTAAAGACTTATTGGGCAAAGAACTTGGTTATGCGGACCGAAGCGACCACGGTATCGATCAGTTTGAAAGTGCTCGTGACTTCCTTGACTCGATTGAACAATACGTCCAAACCAAAGCCGAAAGGTTGATCTCTCGTGGTGGAGATATCGATCCTTCCGACAAGAGAAGCCGGAAGGGCTTGGATCACACGGGCAAGCTGACAGAGACGACCTTGCGAGCCTTTATCACGGCATGCTTATTGAAATACAAGAGGGCCCAGGTTGAACCTGGCCACGCTGTTGGTGCTGTCGGCGCACAGTCAATTGGCGAACCAGGAACACAAATGACGCTGAAAACCTTCCACTTTGCTGGTGTCGCTGGTATGAGTATCACACAAGGTGTGCCTCGTATCAAGGAAATCATCAACGCCTCGAAGGCGATCAGCACTCCTGTCATCTCCTGTGAACTGGACAATAAGGCTAGCATCCACGCTGCCCGCATCACCAAGGGGCGAATCGAGAAGACATACCTGCGTGACATCATCTCTAAGCTTTCCGATGATTGGACTCCAGACGGCCAGGCGTTCCTTACCGTTACGATCAACCAAACTACCATTGATGCGTTGCAACTCGAGCTCAAGACGAGCCAGATCCTTACAGCTATCAAGAACCACAAGCGATTCAAGGCTGATGATCTCAAGTTCTCGTATGCGGACAACAAAATTATGATCTATGTCGATCTGGATCCATCTAGCAAGTCATCCCTATCGAAGACAGAGATAGCAGCTACAAGCGTTGATCCCTTCTTGCGTCTCAAGCATTTGAGACGTCTCCTGCCCAACATCCAGGTCTGGGGCCACCCGGATGCCAACCGTGCCATCATTCGCACCGACGAGACCTCAACCCAGCACacgctgctggtggagggcTACGGACTTCGGGCATGCATGACTACCCCCGGTGTGAACGGTCTGCATACCACAACCAACAATGTCATGGAAGCGCGCGACGTGCTCGGTATTGAGGCTGCACGAAGTACGATCATCAAGGAAATCAGCGAGGTCATGAAGGACATGGACATCGATCCCCGGCACATGCAACTTCTCGCAGATGTCATGACCTACAAGGGCGAAGTTCTGGGAATTACTCGGTTCGGTTTGGCCAAGATGCGTGACTCAGTGCTGCAGCTGGCTTCCTTCGAGAAGACAGCCGACCACCTCTTCGACGCCGGTGGTGCAGGCCGCACTGATTTGATTGAGGGTGTGTCTGAATGTATTATCATGGGCAAGACGGTGGGATTGGGCACGGGCGCTATGGAAGTCGTGCGGAAGCTGAACTTCTACGAGGGCCAGATTGGATCCCGGAAGACTGTATTTGAAGATGCTTGGACCGAACTGTGTGAGGCGCCCGCTGCGAAGAGAGGCAAGAGAACGGTTCGGTGATGGTAGTTGATATGATGTCTTGCGTGCATTTTTCATTGGCGTTGGAGTCTTATTTTTGTGCCTGCCCGAGCAAAGATGCCGGGGGCACCGCATGTACATGTACTTTGGACGCTCGGTGGCTTTTTCTGTGCGCATTAGCGATGCACGGCGATATGAACAGATACTTGATCTCCTGTTCTCTATGCAGTGCAAAGCATAAATGACTTTGTTGAAGTATTTATTATTCCTGGCGGCGAGTACATCCCAAGTTGGCTGGGTGCCTATACTATTTCAGCAGCAACACTCCCTTCTCCCATCCCCCATCTCAG of the Penicillium psychrofluorescens genome assembly, chromosome: 1 genome contains:
- a CDS encoding uncharacterized protein (ID:PFLUO_002153-T1.cds;~source:funannotate), yielding MQPPEGAQVDLGKAQVIDRVPKVIKELKFGVLTNDDIVGQAVVEVSDRKFFDLEHDRTVVAHGPLDARMGISNKTGTCQTCGGGLHICNGHFGHVRLVLPAFHVGYFKRVIGILQEICKECSHILLPEAERRAFLREMRRPGLDNLRRMQIAKRINERCRKTRHCGICGTENGVVKKTGSSALKITHDKFRAYNASTSAKKHPPPSKVVFDASFEEVRKSNSEVEKHYKKAQDDMNPLRVLKLFKRVSDTDCELLGLNPQEARPEMFLWQFIPAPPVCIRPSVGQDSASTEDDLTAKLGDIVQSNLNLKNALLKGVPVQTIMECWDYMQLQIAVYINSDVPGLNKADLGKPIRGFVQRLKGKQGRFRGNLSGKRVDFSGRTVISPDPNLRVDEVAVPELVAKNMTYPETVTRYNKAKLQQRVCNGMRKWPGANYIVKKGSAYKTYLKFGNLKYMADQLQEGDVVERHIEDGDIVLFNRQPSLHKLSILSHFAKVRPHRTFRLNECVCNPYNADFDGDEMNLHVPQTEEARAEAMELMGVKNNLATPKNGEPIISAIQDFISAAYLLSSKDNFFDRASFAQICLYMLGPETRFDLPPPSVLKPQMLWTGKQVFNVLMRPNRDDPVLVNLDAACREFKQPKDGRPKDLDPNDAWLVVRNSEVMCGVMDKSTIGSGKKDNVFYIMLRDFGPAAAAEGMNRLSKLSARWFTNMGFSIGITDVYPSEKLTKSKNDLVETAYAQCDEVIAKYKSNTLEKYPGCDELQTMENQISGILSKVRQQAGDECIEQLSKYNSPLIMATSGSKGSGINVSQMVALVGQQIIGGQRVQDGFQDRTLPHFPKNARQPPSKGFVRNSFFSGLEPTEFIFHAMSGREGLVDTAVKTAETGYMSRRLMKSLEDLSTRYDDTVRNSSAAIVQFQYGDDKLDPVDMEGKAKPVHFDRTFIHSESTTYNNDERSLLPSEIMDVCEEMLSTERAKLSRKDLLGKELGYADRSDHGIDQFESARDFLDSIEQYVQTKAERLISRGGDIDPSDKRSRKGLDHTGKLTETTLRAFITACLLKYKRAQVEPGHAVGAVGAQSIGEPGTQMTLKTFHFAGVAGMSITQGVPRIKEIINASKAISTPVISCELDNKASIHAARITKGRIEKTYLRDIISKLSDDWTPDGQAFLTVTINQTTIDALQLELKTSQILTAIKNHKRFKADDLKFSYADNKIMIYVDLDPSSKSSLSKTEIAATSVDPFLRLKHLRRLLPNIQVWGHPDANRAIIRTDETSTQHTLLVEGYGLRACMTTPGVNGLHTTTNNVMEARDVLGIEAARSTIIKEISEVMKDMDIDPRHMQLLADVMTYKGEVLGITRFGLAKMRDSVLQLASFEKTADHLFDAGGAGRTDLIEGVSECIIMGKTVGLGTGAMEVVRKLNFYEGQIGSRKTVFEDAWTELCEAPAAKRGKRTVR